A part of Deltaproteobacteria bacterium genomic DNA contains:
- a CDS encoding PD-(D/E)XK nuclease family protein yields the protein MSAVKYGRVKRLIASMEKGAVVLTANSRLSRHLRAAFDREMAERGLLCWPTPEVLPFSSWTASFWEERGEGPVLGSAASLALWERSISASGPGNGNLGSAVVRKSYEAYGFVNEYGITLPEEIYLTEEAKALKRWAAAYENELKRLGFLDPSSIPVRVAGLIRKGGHALPAEVIIAGFDEMSPADSGLVFALKAVGTRVSFWPGEDDSAPGEVRVRAYESEDEEAEQAARWAREVLKPGMRLGFIVPGLGRYREAILKEFSSELSPASVLPWAGEREAFNISLGEPLDRELLVRSALDILLIGEKETALDSISGVLRSPYFTGGDSVACARLDYALRNENRGAVNIEELEALARRFGAVHLEKRADAWIKWLKSSRRKDLPSGWARSFTDLLRKTGWLSGIKLSSREFQAHKAWNSVLEKLSSLDDILGRITRAEAAQRLAALAADTIHQPETPECNIQVLGLLESSGMSFDRAWIMGCHEHVLPGEPSPNPFIPVWVQREHRLPRSSSERELSFAKAAVERLVRSAPFIEVSYPIFSDEKERRVSPFFSSFPLTDFKMDCSSKLEDHVAGGLCGRLEDAPAYEPLPVSEEEKALIRGGTQILKNQSLCPFRAFAIHRLGAKAMPEVEPGLKPEARGRVIHAALKLFWEKVEGSERLKELKEEGGLEAYIEAIADEAMKEASVQLPFSTRFLELERKRLISLLRGWIEVELKREGRFRVKAIEAERTMEIGGLTFRGRVDRIDELSDGSELVIDYKSGNVSRYDWLTERPKEPQLLIYSAEGNFSGVSFARLVPGELRFVGISKYEGLPGIKPYETDAFFRKKAGKDWEGLIEFWKAALEGLARDFMAGAAQIDPNGGTAGNESACLYCELPAFCRVAELLPVVLEEGENERNDDQ from the coding sequence TTGTCCGCTGTGAAATATGGGCGCGTAAAAAGGCTCATAGCCTCCATGGAAAAGGGGGCGGTAGTGCTTACGGCGAACTCGAGGCTTTCGAGGCATCTCCGGGCCGCCTTCGACCGCGAGATGGCCGAAAGGGGGCTCCTTTGCTGGCCCACGCCGGAGGTGCTGCCGTTTTCATCCTGGACAGCCTCTTTCTGGGAAGAGCGCGGGGAAGGGCCGGTTTTGGGCAGCGCGGCCTCGCTTGCGCTCTGGGAGAGGTCCATTTCCGCTTCCGGCCCAGGAAACGGGAATCTCGGGTCGGCGGTCGTCAGGAAGTCCTATGAGGCATACGGGTTTGTAAACGAGTACGGAATAACGCTCCCGGAGGAGATATACCTTACCGAGGAGGCGAAGGCCCTAAAAAGGTGGGCCGCCGCATATGAAAATGAGCTTAAAAGACTCGGCTTCCTCGACCCGTCCTCCATACCCGTAAGGGTAGCGGGTCTTATCAGGAAAGGCGGGCACGCGCTCCCGGCCGAGGTCATAATCGCCGGTTTCGACGAGATGAGCCCTGCGGATTCCGGGCTCGTATTTGCCCTCAAGGCCGTAGGGACCAGGGTTTCTTTCTGGCCGGGCGAGGACGACTCCGCGCCAGGGGAGGTCAGGGTAAGGGCTTACGAGAGCGAGGACGAGGAAGCCGAGCAGGCGGCCAGGTGGGCCAGGGAGGTCTTGAAGCCGGGCATGAGGCTGGGCTTCATAGTGCCGGGGCTTGGAAGGTACAGGGAGGCTATTCTGAAGGAGTTCTCCTCAGAGCTTTCGCCGGCGTCCGTCCTTCCCTGGGCAGGGGAAAGGGAGGCCTTCAACATCTCGCTCGGCGAGCCGCTTGACCGCGAACTACTCGTAAGGTCCGCCCTCGACATTCTTCTTATAGGCGAGAAAGAAACGGCGCTCGATTCCATAAGCGGGGTGCTCAGGTCTCCTTATTTCACGGGCGGAGACTCGGTTGCGTGCGCGAGGCTCGACTATGCCCTGAGGAACGAGAACAGGGGCGCTGTAAATATCGAAGAGCTTGAGGCATTGGCTAGGCGCTTCGGGGCCGTCCATCTCGAAAAAAGGGCTGATGCGTGGATAAAATGGCTTAAGTCTTCGCGTCGTAAGGACCTCCCATCAGGCTGGGCCAGGTCTTTTACCGACCTCTTGAGGAAAACCGGGTGGCTATCTGGCATCAAGCTTTCAAGCCGCGAGTTCCAGGCCCACAAGGCCTGGAACTCCGTACTCGAAAAACTTTCAAGCCTCGACGACATACTCGGTCGAATCACAAGGGCCGAAGCCGCCCAAAGGCTCGCTGCCCTTGCCGCGGACACGATACACCAGCCCGAGACCCCGGAGTGCAATATCCAGGTGCTGGGCCTCCTCGAATCCTCGGGCATGTCCTTTGACAGGGCCTGGATAATGGGCTGCCACGAGCACGTGCTGCCCGGGGAGCCTTCTCCAAACCCCTTCATACCGGTCTGGGTCCAGCGGGAACACCGGCTCCCGCGCTCTTCGAGCGAAAGGGAGCTGTCGTTTGCGAAGGCCGCGGTTGAAAGGCTTGTCCGCTCGGCTCCTTTCATCGAAGTAAGCTATCCGATCTTTTCCGATGAAAAGGAGCGGAGGGTGAGCCCTTTCTTCAGCTCCTTCCCGCTGACGGATTTCAAGATGGATTGTTCGTCGAAGCTCGAAGACCATGTGGCAGGGGGGCTTTGTGGAAGGCTCGAAGACGCGCCCGCCTACGAGCCTCTCCCGGTCTCCGAAGAGGAGAAGGCGCTCATACGGGGCGGCACGCAGATATTGAAGAACCAGTCCCTCTGCCCTTTCAGGGCCTTTGCCATCCACAGGCTCGGGGCAAAGGCGATGCCCGAGGTGGAGCCGGGCCTTAAGCCTGAGGCAAGAGGAAGGGTTATTCACGCGGCGCTCAAGCTCTTCTGGGAAAAGGTGGAGGGCTCGGAGCGCCTAAAGGAGCTTAAGGAGGAAGGCGGCCTCGAGGCCTATATCGAGGCCATAGCAGACGAGGCCATGAAGGAGGCGAGCGTCCAGCTCCCGTTCAGTACCCGCTTCCTCGAGCTTGAGAGGAAAAGGCTAATATCGCTCCTCAGGGGATGGATTGAGGTAGAGCTCAAGCGTGAAGGCCGGTTCAGGGTAAAGGCAATCGAGGCCGAGAGGACCATGGAGATAGGCGGCCTGACCTTCCGGGGCAGGGTTGACAGGATAGACGAGCTTTCAGACGGAAGCGAGCTGGTAATCGACTATAAAAGCGGCAATGTCTCCCGCTATGACTGGCTGACCGAAAGGCCGAAGGAACCGCAGCTCCTTATCTATAGCGCCGAAGGGAACTTCTCGGGTGTCTCCTTTGCAAGGCTCGTCCCGGGCGAATTGAGGTTCGTAGGTATTTCCAAATACGAGGGGCTTCCGGGCATAAAGCCGTACGAGACCGACGCCTTTTTCAGAAAAAAGGCAGGAAAGGACTGGGAAGGGCTCATTGAGTTCTGGAAGGCCGCTCTCGAAGGGCTCGCAAGGGATTTCATGGCAGGGGCCGCCCAAATCGATCCGAACGGCGGCACTGCCGGGAACGAGAGCGCGTGCCTCTACTGCGAGCTTCCTGCTTTCTGCAGGGTAGCCGAGCTTCTGCCCGTTGTACTCGAGGAAGGGGAAAATGAGCGTAACGACGACCAATAG